A genome region from Populus alba chromosome 5, ASM523922v2, whole genome shotgun sequence includes the following:
- the LOC118051457 gene encoding uncharacterized protein, whose amino-acid sequence MMSFCKKSVHSFLDLTNHPHISVSSIGAEKPSCKCQGACGSPSGSGLGLITTTTSESVHKTPNILESTTIKFSTPLTAPPSSPPPPPPSIASIFKKGPGGIGFLDDIGGGVDGLMSCTESLGFESSDERRFDDDNEFCSRGISTVNKIKWREFGEKKEAKKFPPPLSSLNHNGQPNFFLKPVRKDGRLELTEVRIDRHEILRASRQDGRLRLHLVEDEEFPVDEEEYEPEQEQEEYLEEEKEGELEEEEEMVVKENNEEESTGELGFRVNREGLRIRCHELVVHHNDYHHHHHHRSNLWSQHCVPTR is encoded by the coding sequence atgATGAGCTTTTGCAAGAAAAGTGTTCACTCGTTTTTAGATCTTACAAATCATCCCCATATTAGTGTTAGTAGTATTGGTGCTGAAAAGCCTTCCTGCAAATGTCAAGGTGCTTGTGGTTCTCCCTCTGGATCAGGACTAGGGTTAATAACTACAACTACATCTGAAAGTGTCCATAAAACACCAAACATTCTTGAATCAACAACTATCAAATTCTCTACACCTTTAACCGCCCCACCTtcctctccaccaccaccaccaccgtctATAGCCTCTATCTTTAAAAAGGGACCTGGTGGGATTGGATTCCTTGACGATATTGGTGGCGGCGTTGATGGTTTGATGTCTTGTACTGAGAGTCTTGGGTTTGAGAGCTCTGATGAAAGAAGgtttgatgatgataatgagtTCTGTTCAAGGGGAATATCAAcagtaaacaaaattaaatggaGAGAATTTGGTGAGAAGAAAGAAGCCAAGAAGTTTCCACCGCCTCTTTCTTCTTTAAACCACAATGGTCAACCTAATTTTTTCCTCAAGCCAGTGAGAAAAGATGGTAGGCTTGAATTGACAGAGGTTAGGATTGATAGGCACGAGATTTTACGTGCCTCCAGACAAGATGGAAGGTTGCGGTTACATCTTGTTGAAGATGAAGAATTCCCAGTTGATGAAGAAGAGTACGAGccagaacaagaacaagaagaatatttggaggaagagaaagaaggagaattagaggaggaggaggagatggtGGTTAAGGAAAACAATGAAGAAGAGAGTACGGGGGAATTGGGATTTCGAGTGAATAGAGAAGGGTTAAGAATAAGGTGTCATGAGCTGGTGGTTCACCACAATGattatcaccaccaccaccaccaccgtaGCAACCTTTGGAGCCAACATTGTGTGCCAACAAGGTGA